Proteins from one Impatiens glandulifera chromosome 2, dImpGla2.1, whole genome shotgun sequence genomic window:
- the LOC124924883 gene encoding NDR1/HIN1-like protein 1, with the protein MTDKGKNNDEISSSNNYPPNKTRQNIFAGITIFLLLIVIIALILWLVYRPQTPIFTVVSVSIYALNVTLQPVSSVSASVQFTIVTRNPNQRVSIFYDRLSTVVSYHNRPITPPVELPPLFHEKRSTVILSPVMGGTKLMGFPVPVPEEVSNGLSEDLEGFGMVQIGVVVTGKLRWKAGFILTTRKSVVVRCDVAVGFKKWFSGQVPLLSSSNVCHVYV; encoded by the coding sequence ATGACTGACAAAGGAAAGAACAATGACGAGATATCTTCCAGTAATAATTACCCACCAAATAAAACCCGTCAAAATATCTTCGCCGGCATAACAATATTCCTTCTCTTGATAGTTATCATCGCCCTCATCCTCTGGCTCGTATACCGACCTCAAACCCCAATCTTCACCGTCGTTAGTGTTTCCATATACGCTCTCAACGTCACTCTCCAACCTGTATCCTCTGTTTCCGCTTCAGTACAGTTCACAATCGTGACCAGAAACCCCAACCAACGCGTATCCATCTTCTACGATCGTCTCTCCACAGTCGTATCCTATCATAATCGACCCATCACACCGCCGGTGGAACTCCCGCCGTTGTTTCACGAGAAACGGAGCACGGTGATTCTGTCGCCGGTGATGGGTGGTACGAAATTGATGGGTTTTCCGGTGCCGGTGCCGGAGGAAGTGTCGAATGGGTTGAGTGAGGATTTGGAAGGATTTGGAATGGTGCAGATTGGGGTGGTGGTGACGGGGAAGCTACGGTGGAAGGCGGGGTTCATTCTGACGACGAGAAAATCGGTTGTTGTTAGGTGTGATGTGGCGGTCGGATTCAAGAAATGGTTTTCTGGACAAGTGCCGTTATTGTCATCTTCTAATGTATGCCACGTTTATGTATAA
- the LOC124924882 gene encoding uncharacterized protein LOC124924882, protein MKKSETIKEYFVRVTAVANQMRSNGETMSDTIIVEKILRTLTEKFIYVVVVIEEARDVKTMLVDELQSSLAVHEYKFKPIEKEEDQALRMSALFRGRGRGRGMNRGSDERAFDKSRIECFKCKKLGHFQIECPEWDKANYAAEDEKEEVLIMANVESEFTTAAPPKVQVELKSNEWFLDSICSNHMCGELHWFTHLDTKFNHSVKMGNDMKIDVLEK, encoded by the coding sequence ATGAAGAAGAGTGAAACGATCAAGGAGTATTTTGTGAGGGTTACGGCTGTAGCAAACCAGATGAGAAGCAATGGAGAAACAATGTCGGACACCATTATCGTAGAAAAAATCTTGAGAACCTTGACTGAAAAGTTTATTTATGTTGTGGTTGTAATAGAAGAGGCAAGAGATGTAAAAACCATGTTAGTTGATGAACTACAAAGCTCGTTGGCTGTACACGAGTATAAATTCAAGCCCATcgaaaaggaagaagatcaagCCTTGAGAATGTCTGCTTTATTTAGAGGAAGAGGTAGAGGCAGAGGGATGAATAGAGGAAGTGACGAAAGGGCTTTTGACAAGTCACGTATTGAATGTTTCAAATGCAAGAAGCTAGGACATTTTCAGATTGAATGTCCTGAGTGGGACAAAGCCAATTATGCTGCAGaggatgaaaaagaagaagtctTAATTATGGCTAATGTTGAATCAGAGTTTACAACAGCAGCTCCACCAAAAGTACAAGTAGAGCTCAAGAGTAATGAATGGTTTCTAGACTCAATTTGCTCAAATCACATGTGTGGAGAACTACATTGGTTCACACACTTGGATACCAAGTTCAATCACTCTGTTAAAATGGGAAATGACATGAAAATTGATGTATTAGAAAAATGA